A single window of Pyxicephalus adspersus chromosome 10, UCB_Pads_2.0, whole genome shotgun sequence DNA harbors:
- the LOC140339117 gene encoding uncharacterized protein isoform X1: MEMREYICVLFNRKNKNPNNTEDDDDFSDIQRTSVAEDDTLEMPEMNETEELTSPPVVQIPLIQPPSITPTFQQSVEPSTSTPKNSKASKKHKITMKPQDDFESKIMDMMVSMQDKQKRFHEEQRQKLAECPPEIDHFQNLNDDDVTFLRSLLPYFKRTPENKKLDLRIGVLNIVSQLVDGSVYENSSPPSFVETQFSDHSISGAFIPSQPTTPARYNRTSYGNMPATSSSYSLVSSTSTSYQTSHPGQHGDKTYMYSTSSPSPRPCMQDL; this comes from the exons ATGGAGATGCGGGA GTATATATGTGTTCTCTTTAACAGAAAAAACAAGAACCCTAACAACACAGAGGATGACGATGACTTTTCCGACATACAAAGAACATCTGTCGCTGAGGATGACACTCTGGAGATGCCGGAGATGAATGAAACTGAGGAGCTAACGTCACCTCCGGTTGTCCAGATCCCCCTAATCCAGCCACCTTCCATAACCCCCACCTTCCAACAGTCAGTTGAGCCATCAACTTCAACTCCAAAGAACTCCAAAGCCTCGAAGAAGCACAAGATCACCATGAAACCACAGGACGATTTTGAGTCAAAAATCATGGACATGATGGTCAGCATGCAGGACAAGCAGAAGAGGTTTCACGAAGAACAGAGGCAGAAGTTGGCCGAATGCCCGCCTGAGATTGACCATTTTCAGAACTTGAATGACGATGACGTCACGTTCCTGCGCAGCCTGCTGCCATACTTCAAAAGGACGCCTGAGAACAAGAAGTTGGACTTACGGATTGGGGTTTTAAACATTGTCTCCCAGTTAGTAGATGGCTCAGTTTACGAGAACTCTTCACCGCCATCTTTTGTTGAAACACAATTCTCTGACCATTCCATTTCTGGAGCTTTCATACCATCTCAACCCACCACTCCAGCCCGGTACAACAGGACATCCTATGGTAACATGCCCGCCACTTCCTCCTCGTACAGCCTTGTCTCGTCCACATCCACTTCCTATCAAACCTCTCATCCTGGTCAACATGGAGACAAAACATACATGTATTCAACCTCATCACCATCACCACGGCCGTGTATGCAGGATCTGTGA
- the LOC140339116 gene encoding uncharacterized protein produces the protein MDKKRHHITKRILDLTLEIIHLLTGEDYVPLKKSGDHVTPSNRRVASRQWSKSQSFIIEPPLPSLIPENFNAKKILQLTSKIIELLTKEELDYLEEDTNFYKDKFISIRGQYMMEDHQTLTSPDGSRNPPERCPRPLYSRDSTQEGQKLSENSTEIPRDDLDNQKAEDVEAVIITQIHTGQELYVRGDDPCKEEESPTEIITGAYENSPEHHPVFSHSLDTNENVAKDIRGHPAHGHFCSKSDSFPVSEHNSYFSSSPDLMAPGISRGGDQVFL, from the exons ATGGACAAGAAGAGGCATCACATCACCAAGAGGATCCTAgacctcaccctggagatcatccacctgctgaccggagag gattatgTTCCACTGAAGAAGTCcggtgaccatgtgacacccagcAACCGCCGGGTAGCGTCCAGACAGTGGAGTAAGAGCCAGAGCTTCATCATTGAGCCTCCACTTCCTTCCCTGATACCTGAGAACTTCAACGCCAAAAAGATCCTTCAACTGACCAGCAAGATCATTGAGCTGCTGACGAAAGAG GAACTGGACTATTTGGAAGAAGACACCAATTTCTACAAAGACAAATTTATCTCCATAAGAGGACAAtacatgatggaggaccaccagaccctcacatcaccgg atggatccaggaacccaccagagagatgtccccgtcctctgtattcccgggattccacacaagAGGGCCAGAAGCTCTCTGAAAATTCCACTGAGATCCCTAGAGATGACTTAGACAATCAGAAG GCCGAAGACGTCGAGGCTGTTATCATAACCCAAATTCATACTGGTCAGGAGCTGTATGTGAGGGGCGATGATCCGTGTAAAGAGGAGGAAAGCCCAACGGAGATCATCACAG GTGCATACGAGAACTCCCCAGAGCATCATCCTGTGTTTTCGCATAGTTTAGATACCAATGAAAATGTTGCCAAAGATATTAGGGGACATCCTGCTCATGGGCACTTTTGTAGTAAATCGGACTCGTTTCCTGTCTCGGAACACAATAGTTACTTCTCAAGCTCTCCAGACCTCATGGCGCCTGGCATTAGCCGAGGGGGTGACCAGGTCTTCCTTTGA
- the LOC140339117 gene encoding uncharacterized protein isoform X2, whose product MEMREKNKNPNNTEDDDDFSDIQRTSVAEDDTLEMPEMNETEELTSPPVVQIPLIQPPSITPTFQQSVEPSTSTPKNSKASKKHKITMKPQDDFESKIMDMMVSMQDKQKRFHEEQRQKLAECPPEIDHFQNLNDDDVTFLRSLLPYFKRTPENKKLDLRIGVLNIVSQLVDGSVYENSSPPSFVETQFSDHSISGAFIPSQPTTPARYNRTSYGNMPATSSSYSLVSSTSTSYQTSHPGQHGDKTYMYSTSSPSPRPCMQDL is encoded by the exons ATGGAGATGCGGGA AAAAAACAAGAACCCTAACAACACAGAGGATGACGATGACTTTTCCGACATACAAAGAACATCTGTCGCTGAGGATGACACTCTGGAGATGCCGGAGATGAATGAAACTGAGGAGCTAACGTCACCTCCGGTTGTCCAGATCCCCCTAATCCAGCCACCTTCCATAACCCCCACCTTCCAACAGTCAGTTGAGCCATCAACTTCAACTCCAAAGAACTCCAAAGCCTCGAAGAAGCACAAGATCACCATGAAACCACAGGACGATTTTGAGTCAAAAATCATGGACATGATGGTCAGCATGCAGGACAAGCAGAAGAGGTTTCACGAAGAACAGAGGCAGAAGTTGGCCGAATGCCCGCCTGAGATTGACCATTTTCAGAACTTGAATGACGATGACGTCACGTTCCTGCGCAGCCTGCTGCCATACTTCAAAAGGACGCCTGAGAACAAGAAGTTGGACTTACGGATTGGGGTTTTAAACATTGTCTCCCAGTTAGTAGATGGCTCAGTTTACGAGAACTCTTCACCGCCATCTTTTGTTGAAACACAATTCTCTGACCATTCCATTTCTGGAGCTTTCATACCATCTCAACCCACCACTCCAGCCCGGTACAACAGGACATCCTATGGTAACATGCCCGCCACTTCCTCCTCGTACAGCCTTGTCTCGTCCACATCCACTTCCTATCAAACCTCTCATCCTGGTCAACATGGAGACAAAACATACATGTATTCAACCTCATCACCATCACCACGGCCGTGTATGCAGGATCTGTGA